The Pungitius pungitius chromosome 13, fPunPun2.1, whole genome shotgun sequence genome includes the window TTAGCCCACAACAATTTTCTGGTTTATTCAAAACCTAAATAATGACATAAAGAGGTTAACAGCGCAATGTTTgcagaaaacaaatacaaaggTATGGGGTCTCAATTAAATACCCACTTGGTACCTTGCGTAGGTCTCCTCTTGAGCAGTACTCCATGGCCAACAGGGGTAAGTCATTTAAAGCAATGGAGCTCAACTCCTCTGGAATTTCTCTGGCctgaacaacgtttccatgaTTCAGCCTGCAACAGAGAGAAGGTCGATGTACACTGACGTTTGTTCACGGGCGGCTTTTTTTCAACACGGAGGTGGAGGATTTAAGCTCACTTCTTCATGATCTGAATCTCTCTGCCCCAGCGGTCTTTGTTCTTGGAGTTCAGCTCCAGGCGGCAAAGTTTAACCGCTATCTTCTCTCCCGACTCCTGCTCCAAACACAAGACGGGGAATGAAACCGAGCCACAGAGACGTCTGGGTCTGCGGGGCTTATGTTCTGGTCGGCATGCACATGGCAGAACTTACAAGGTGCTGGTACAGGTAGACGTGGCCAAAGCCTCCCATCCCGAGtctctccttcatctcccaGGAGCCACACATCTGGTTCTGCCTGAGTGCAGTGCGCTCCATGATGAGAGGCCTCAGCAAACAGAGGAGAACTAAATCAACCACTGGATCAGAAACATTGGCCACTACACAGCAGATCGTCACCATGgttgcatttaaacatttaatgccTCTGTTTCTTCACTGGTTGcgtaatgtgtttttgttagtAAACTATTTCCCACTCTGCTTAACATGTTATTCcccattttgtacattttgagtTACAGCTGCTTAGCGTTGTTAGTGACATAACAGACAGTTAGCGGTCCTTAGGAGGCTTTTCATGTTATTGGATAACCAATGTTAGAATTATACAATCACAGCCACCGGGGCAGTCCGATAAGCCCACTAAAGGCTGAGAGTCTCGTCTGCAGACATTGTAAACTCACCAGGAGGTCACAGGCCACAGATAACCGTCGGCTGACTTTGGATTGTCAGAACATTGTTGCTTCAAAGTTAGCTAGTGGCGTGTAGCTGACGGCTCCTTTTCTTACTCCGTGTTGGAAGCAAAGTGGCTGAGACGCAGGGATAAGTGTGTATATGTCTGCACCCTTTAGCAGTCCGTCAAACGCGGCTGAAATGTAGAGTTTATATCGTGTGTACTGTAGTTTTGGGTGGAAAGCTGCTCCGATATCTGCGCAAAGTGAAAGTGTTCGACTGAGATTATGACGTCATCACTGCGCATGCGTGTCCGTGCATCACGCAGACTTCTTTCTTGGATTCGCCATTGCATCCACAACCAAACTAGCTGCTGCGGTGTAATACTGTGGGATTGTGAATCAACAGAGGCCgttgaattgtttttgttttaccgTGAAAGCAAAGCGTGTTCATTGCAACCAACGTAcgaatgtttttttcaataacTTCGACCATTTCTTAAATGTCCACTAGATGGTGACATGTGCTCATTTTCagacattatttttttacagaagGGTTACAGATTGTCCGTAATTTACAGACGCTCAGACATTATGATCAATATCGGAATTTCAAAAGAGACCCAATGGACCAAAAGAAagcataaataaacacacacatttacatacaGCATCGACATCAGTTCCATATTAAACATAGCAATTCTGCCACTAATTAGTAATAAGACCATTTTAGTTACATATTCTGTAACATTAAGTTATAATTGGAGTTTGTGTTTTGTACTAGAAGTGATCGGAAAGCAGAGGACATGAGGCAGTTTTGTTTCAACATACAATACAATCTATTTCTCTAGGTGAAGGCGTAACATCCCACTGTATCACTTACGTGGTGCTTTAAGTCACAGTCAGAGGGCTTGAATGTGAGGGAGGTATGTATATAACataatcaaaagtttaaaaaaataattgtaggTGGAAAGATGGccttcccgaagaaaaccttgACTTGTTCCCAAATTGATCTTgatgttaaaatacaaaatgattcAAAATGTTCTCCTCTCAGACATCTCCAACATTTTTGCTAATCTTTTTCACAGTTGCATGAACAGAATCTGTTTCAAGCCCAATTAACCACAGATACATGTTTGTTTCTTAGAAGAAACAATATGAGTCATTTATATGTTTACACGTTCTGTTCGGTGGTTTCCAGATGTTTGAAAAAATCATCATTTATCAACCTCTTGAGCGAGAAATGAGTTCACAGACCACAAGAAATGTAATAATAGTGAGTTACTATGGAATAATTTATGAATAAGGGCTGACTCAATGAGAACTAGTGATGTTATCAACAGTAACAATAGATAGTTTGGGTTTAGTTGTGTTGGTTCCCCTCTTTGTGagttatggaaaaaaacaaacagatttcaGTTATCCAATTAAAGATTCAATCACCTTCCTCTTTATTTTGCAGATGTTCAACTATGCATAAAATGTATCATATTAGATATTAATTTAAATTGACACCGCCTCACTTTCTTCAAACGTTTAATAAATGTCAAATCGATTTGTTCTCAGTAGTTTATTTAGATGTCCAGGTGAAttcatatatattcatatcGAGCAAAATGcattgtgaaaataaaacaactaTAAATATGATTGCATACCAGCCCTAATAGCTGCATCTCACATCTGTTTTGCTTTACGGTTTCCCAGTTTGTTTAAACGTAAAGAGGAAGCAGACCGGTATCTAATGGTTGAAGAGAGAAGCTAAAAACACATGTGATCTACGACTTCCAGTGTCAGAGGCTCGTCTGTTACCAGGTGTTTGTTCAAATGACTGGCATGGTTTGGGTCAGGGATGTTCGGCACTGCTTTCAAGTTTAAAAGGAATTTAGGGAAAAAAGACGATAATAAAAAGTGATTTTCCTTCATGGAGTTTTGAAAAGCTCTCATCAGAAAGGGCTACTGCATTTCTGATGCTAAGCAGTTCTTTTTAGACTTGAAGTCTTGGAAGTATTTTCTTGGAAGGGATGACTCTTTAGCCTTGAGCAACCTGTATGGAGGGTGACATGGCAGAAGAGTCAAAATCACTCAAAACACTTGCACATGGCCACAACCAtgttctttattttgttgttccACACTTGGAGACATAATGCATGTTGtacatgttaataataataataataataatagatttttgaatttgaaacaaatgtaaagtgCTACAGTTAAGATCATAAAAACATGTTCAACTCATCCTTCAAAGGACTCTGCACAAGGCCATGCACAAAGGTGGCTCGTTAAGCCATTGCTACCATCAAAGAAGAGGAAATGTGAGTAACACCAGTTTGATGAGGAAGTATGAGGGAAGTTTAGTCAAAAAATCCCCCGTGCAAAACTGCAAACGTCCTTTTTTCTGACGAAATGCTGTGGTATTAATAGTTAACATTGTTGTTTCCTTCCTGCCATGTGTATTAACATTACCTCCATATAGGGGCACAGGAACTTTGAATACAGCTGTCACGCTTTATTTTGTTCCATTCCAGTAATTTACATAATGAATCCATGAAGTGGTTTTGATGTTTTAACATGTGGTACAACATAGGTAATGCCTCAAGTCATTGATCTATTTGTTCGAATCAACATTCTGAGTCTGTAGCTTTCCTTTACAAAAACGATGCAGCCATGCAGAGCTACGCACCAGTCCAGTCACTCAGGGATCCAATGGGGCGTTGGAACTGGCAAGCAGATTGCAGATTGCTGACCGGATATCTTTGTGCCGTCAGCCTCCTCGTGGTCCTGGGCTGCTTCAGCTCGGGAGATAATGGGTTGCGGGTTCTTTCTCACGCACACTGCCTGCACTCTGTAGGACCATTTAACCTTTTTTGTGCAAAGAATAAATACGCCATGCTTTCCCTTGTCTCAGTTGCTTcactttaatattattattaatagtacTCACTGTGctgtttaatatttattttcacaaccAGATATCCAGTCAGGCATTAGGTATTAAGTAAAAGTagtactttttcttcttctatgtgTATGTTGTAGTTTCCACAAACCAAAGTtgtattttggttaaaaaaaagttcagactTAAACTTAGTTTATTGTTAGGAAACTTAAACCTGTCTTTTTATTGAGTGGGATGCGCTTTTCTACCCACAGTTGCAGAAGTTGTGATTTCACACATGACCAATTTTGGATGTATTGTTTTGAACAGTCTCGCTGGTATAAGAGGGAAAGAGGGGGTGTTCATTATGTGTCATGACACATGACCACTCCTTTTGGTCAAGACTTCGCCGATCAGCAATTGAGCCCCAgtgatgttttcatgttttctttcgAAACCACTCCCACTAGTGACCAGAGTGCTTTTAAATGGGAGGGAAGACAGGGGGGATCAGCACAGCAGCACCAGAGTAACCAACCGTGTGAGTCGGGGTCCTGCCTCCACACAGGTGCACATCAGCGGATACAGAGAGGACGTCACCTCAGCTGGATGAAATAACCTGAAAGAACCTCTTCAGGATTTGGCAAGTCTGGACCAAAAGGTAAAAGAAGTCCGTTACATTACTGTCTGCACGGTGAATCAGTCAGAAACCATACAACCATTTTGTCCTCATCAAATTGAGTTTGTACCTGTTTGTACTGCACGCATTGCATAACTGCTGTGACGTGATGTTATGCACATGCAGCTCGTAATCAACTAATCTaaatggattcttttttttcaccgtaCAGATAGAGACTGTGTTTAAGGAAGTAGCACACATGAGCTTCTCTATCTGTTGCTCTCAAGCACCATTTCTATACTGCAATAACTGTCCACATCGATTGACAAAATTGTAACTCTGTGAGCAGAAGATCTGGGCACAGGCAGCCAGACAAAGCAAGCACTGCTCTAACCTCACAATCGTTTCCTTCCTGCCATTTGCATTGAAATCACATCCGTATAAGGGCACAGGAGCTTTCATTCCGGCCTTCCGGCTTACTTTTGTACCAtttctgtaattctttgttttcCCCGTCCAACTTCAGACAAAAAACAGCCCTAATCAGCAGAAGTAAAACCAGAAGTGAAGATGAACCTTTTAGTCATTATTGCCATCTTTGCAGCGTTCAGCGTTGATGCGGTAAGCAATGATTTTAGGAAGTAACATCAAGTTTAATATACATGCTGAGCAATGCAATGTCTCATAGAAATGTCTGAGCTGAGTTTGTCTGTACTTTTTTCAGACTTTTTCTCGACGATGGCCTAAAAACAGCTCGTCATCGGAACCTCGTGCCTCAAACAGGGGTAAGCTAACATTTACTATTGTGCATGCGTTGCAACTGGTGGGAGAcattaaatgtgtcttttttcaaaTGTGATCCTCAGAGATGTGTCAGTCCGGGGACGGGAGCAGTTACAGAGGATTGGCCTCTGAGTCGGCATCAGGACGCAGATGTCTCAACTGGAACAGGTACAACATCCCCTCAAGACCTTCGAATGGACTCGGCGACCACAGTTACTGCAGGTAAACCTTAAGTCACTCATCCGGGGCCCAGAAATGTTTCGTAGGGGTAACACGCGTTTTAACATCGCTAACAACAACTTTTAATGCCAGGAATCCTGATCAGAGCTTGATGCCGTGGTGTAGAGTCCGAAGAGGAAGGAGGGTTGTGAGAGAATTCTGCAACATTCCCAAATGTACGGTTTGATTTTAAAACCTGTTTAAGTCCTGTTTGTTTGATCCGGCTATTTCCACTAATGTTTCTTTACTGCTCCCATGCAGGTTCTACGCCAACAACAATACCTCCACCGGCTGTGGATACAGGTAAGATGTGTCAATCACACTATTTCCTCAATGCCCTCTTGTTGCTCCTTCATCGTCACTCACTGACTCGTCTTCTGTGTCCCCGCAGAGCGGACATGTGGTGAGAGGCCTGAGCAGAGGAAGCATAAAATTGTGGGTGGCTCTTTCACGGCCGTAGAGTCGCACCCATGGGTCGCTGCTCTCTTTAATCGGCGCAGCGGCTTTCTCTGTGGGGGCTCTCTCATCGCACCATGCTGGGTTCTCACAGCTGCACACTGCTTCTCTGACGGGTGAGgccaaaaatacaaacaacgtACTCTTGAGTCTTCACGCGACAGGACTTGCACAAGAAGAGATGTATGTATTacatatatgtgttttttttttttgtccagcgTGGGGACTAGCACCAGACATCTGTCTGTGTATCTCGGGAAGACTGCCATCAATGACACTGACGCTGAAAAGGAGCAGATATTCACTGTGGAAAAATTGATCATTCACCAAAAATACAATCCGGTCAACTATAACAATGACATAGGTGCGTAGacctgtactgtgtgtgtgtgtgtgagaaagaaataTGATGAGCTGTAAATTGTGAGCGGCATTCGTAGCTGTGTTTCTCTTTGCATTTCAGCGCTGTTGAAGATCAAAAGCAGAAACGGAGGATGTGCGGTGAGGTCATCGTCTGCCAGGACAGTGTGTCTTCCTCCATCTCACACTCAGCTCCCTGGAGGATTTCATTGCAGCATCGCAGGATTTGGGAGGGAGAGATTGTGTATGTACTAAAGACACCCTAACGCACAGGTCCACGACTCATCTCTCAGACATTTCACTGATTCTTACCGATGCTGTTTCCGCTGCAACAGTGGGGCCTTACTCGCAGATACTGAAGCAGGGCGTGGTGCAACTGCTGACGCAGACTGACTGTGCAAGTCGATTGTACTATGGAGATCTCATCACTGAGAACATGTTCTGTGCTGGGAGCCCTGACTGGAGCACTGATGCCTGCAAGGTGAGCAAagtgtatgaatgaatgaatctagTCTGAATGGCAGTGGAAGGTTCTAGGGTTTTTGATTATATATTGGGCCTCGGGTTGGGGTTATTTATGTTCTGGAGttgttatatttcatttattatttaatatattgtgTCGTACTGGTGGCTCTTTGGGCCAAGAAAACACAGTGGCCTCCAATGTCAGGTCTTTGTTCTCTTTATAGACAGTCAGCGTCAACATGAGCCATCATAGCAGCATACACTGTATGATTGTATTCCCTCATGCTGTATCCTCCTCTCACAGGGGGACTCTGGTGGTCCGCTGGTGTGCGAGGTGGCAGGTCGGATGTTCCTGTTCGGGGTGGTGAGCTGGGGTGACGGCTGCGCCAAAAGGAACAAGCCAGGCGTCTACATGCGAGTCACCAACTACAACAAGTGGATTGAAGACAGCACCGGGCTCTCCAAATACACCAGAGGGTTCATGTATCCCATAAAATAAAGCTGTTTTACTGAGGAGGATCTGAGGAGAATTTTGCAGCATTTTATAGCTATGTAACCGCTTAAAGCGAAAGCTATTTTTGAACGTATCTTAATGTATATAGTGTGCTTTTGTATATGGACTTTTCACAAGAGTAAAACTTTCTAAAaagccatttgaaaaaaagaatatttttatatatatatttatatatattttagtgtaATAGCCatctgcttttgcagaaggctgGCTCTGCTGTCgtgcatttattatttatttaaataatataaatgtgtttttatcttttttgcaTTAGCACAATCTTCATCACATGCAGACATGTTGCTGTGTTGACACAGCATGTATGTGGAGAACATCTCTGCAGACATAAGAGATGTGGCCAAGAGGTGAATAccatttattattaaatgaacTGCAGTACAGTAGAGatacaaaacaacagatttGGTACTCAGACAGTAGCATGCTTATTCAGCTAGTTTGTCCGTGAGTGAAAGTGTCCATAAATCCAACACTGGAGGGCACTGTTCAGCTATAAGGGAGCTCAGTAATCTCAAACATACTAAGTCACTGGTATGTTAATACGAACAACGATGACATCCAAACTGAGTCGGTACCTTCATAAGTCATAAGACAGCTCAAGGCTCAATCCACACTTGATACAGACAAGGATGTACAGTGCGGGATGCAAATGAATAAAGACACATGTGAGCCATGAGAAGGGAATCTCCCTTGTTTTTTCTTGTCTGACTTCTAGCTTGTATTTGCCTTTTATTGACAGATCAAATAATGAACAATGTTTAAAACCTTTACATTGAAGCTTCTCAAACAGAAGGAGGTTTGTGGAGACGCACCTAAAGAATAATATGTATCTCCTACTCTGTTGAGTTTGCAGTGACAGAAACAAAGAGTTTGTTCATCAATACAGCAGAGAAGCCTTCTTTTAATACAAAGGTTATGGTCAGGCTTACAAATGGTACATGAAAAATCAATTAAAAGAGGTAAATATAGCATAATTGGGAAATAAACCAcagtaaaaatggaaaaaagattGATTTGTTTAATATGCTTATGTTTAGCAACTAAGCCACAGATGAGGCTCATGATGAAGTAATTACTGATGCGTGTCATTGACCTAAATATTAGACAACTTTACCTGATGATCGGGATTTAAAGAGAAAGTAAGGGGATCAAAGAAAATGATTACAACTATTAGCTGCtgactttaaaaacacactAAATCCACACATTTCAAGTGAATATACATTAGGCGCTTCATTTAGTCACAATCACTGCTGTATTCCTTTCATTAGTTTATTGTCACAATACAACCAGTGACAACACATAGTGACACCTGAATTTGGTGGCACAAACGCGGCTGCACATTAGCTGTAATGAAGGAAAAGTAGGACACTGCGCTCTTATTCTCCTTATAGTAGGATAAACTATTGCTTGTACCCATATGCAGCCTGGTGCGCATGAGAGTTGTGCGACTAAACATGGTTCAGAGGAGAAAGCCGAGCGTCACCTCTGGTAAGAACACGTGTGACTCCCAGGTGACAGTTTAGGATGCAGCACGACGAGGTAAAAGATAAATGGTGGTGTCCTCATCCGAGCAATCTTTTTTGTACTCAAAAAACCAAAGTCTAGCTGGTCATCACGTCATTACTGAAAGCGCACTTCAGAGCCGCTCTAAGCAACCTGCTGCAATGCTTCCTGTCAAAGTCTGTTTGGACAAGTCCACATATACAGATGTAGTTCACAGCAGTGCTGCTGGAGCCAATCCCAGTTGGTCCTATTCCTCCTCAATTACTCACCGTGAGCAGTTTACTTTATTGCTTCTCTACTCTGCATCCACCCATGTATGGGTGGAGATGCTGCAAGTATGAGCCTTACTCCTCTTTAAGGACAATTCCTGAGGATGAGGAGatgaaaagaaaggagacagtggacgagaggagaagagaggaaacaaaaaaggggTGAAAGGGTCTATTCTAACCAGGTGGACCTGTCCCTCTGGTTTAGCAGCTACTTGTCCACACCCACattagggacacacacacacacacacacacacacacacacacacacgaatacaCACCCGGGGGGCTGCCTTGGCTTTGGAGAATCTCTGGTCTCAGGGTTTCAGGGGTATAAATACCACtgtttttttgagggggggggctccagtTTCCCAAACAAAGATTCAGATCTAAGGAGCAGAGAGAATCCAAA containing:
- the plaua gene encoding plasminogen activator, urokinase a — protein: MNLLVIIAIFAAFSVDATFSRRWPKNSSSSEPRASNREMCQSGDGSSYRGLASESASGRRCLNWNRYNIPSRPSNGLGDHSYCRNPDQSLMPWCRVRRGRRVVREFCNIPKCSTPTTIPPPAVDTERTCGERPEQRKHKIVGGSFTAVESHPWVAALFNRRSGFLCGGSLIAPCWVLTAAHCFSDGVGTSTRHLSVYLGKTAINDTDAEKEQIFTVEKLIIHQKYNPVNYNNDIALLKIKSRNGGCAVRSSSARTVCLPPSHTQLPGGFHCSIAGFGRERLLGPYSQILKQGVVQLLTQTDCASRLYYGDLITENMFCAGSPDWSTDACKGDSGGPLVCEVAGRMFLFGVVSWGDGCAKRNKPGVYMRVTNYNKWIEDSTGLSKYTRGFMYPIK